A single Uloborus diversus isolate 005 chromosome 7, Udiv.v.3.1, whole genome shotgun sequence DNA region contains:
- the LOC129226855 gene encoding uncharacterized protein LOC129226855: MIIACVKLLGCKWNKMRNFLPRRSAYAIRERYCNSLDPTLRIGNWSIEEDKRLIKYIKEIGYGKWGKIAAHMPGRTDNMCLFRADRLKAHTELKTLPHLKGKEADKLDILVEKLRPFAPSKSCVAQNCRLQEMRNTAFELLLKVLHKIKPDTEFDSNIHTLDLSSFRVSLLYEIQNELKKSIYDDDHEQAQKYQKRRTPTGIPKHKGRNLRSSIRSDDENDDEELELNDDDENFDEKDNKEESDADAPDKEIEYSEDDVAFSKEIINKRFTEAGPIMPLHHGKVITACSLKHHLETKLYLKYLQKEFGVSEAAVKEEEEDYVLNGKNLAHSVNEITIRFINSYSPDGFEVQPPTVASMSALEVMKESKPRIERMADFVQHSQSYLEYLFGRETELKCLKCTHANIDLDSNDTLCNPTRGSAFMKSLHRPLKDNNFVPEERLVDALATENSFCDDDPCETTIINFPLAIPTFQDVFHR, encoded by the exons ATGATAATAGCTTGTGTAAAACTACTTGGATGCAAATGGAATAAAATGAGAAACTTTTTGCCTCGTAGATCTGCTTATGCTATTCGAGAAAG GTACTGTAATTCTTTAGACCCTACTTTAAGAATTGGAAATTGGTCTATTGAAGAGGATAAAAGACTTATAAAGTATATAAAAGAAATTGGTTATg GCAAATGGGGAAAAATTGCTGCTCATATGCCTGGGCGTACAGATAATATGTGTCTTTTCCGTGCTGACCGTCTAAAGGCCCACACAGAGCTAAAAACGTTACCTCAT CTCAAAGGCAAGGAGGCAGATAAGCTAGATATACTTGTTGAAAAGCTAAGGCCATTTGCCCCATCCAAATCCTGTGTAGCACAAAATTGTAGATTGCAAGAGATGCGAAATACGGCTTTTGAACTGCTCTTAAAAGTCTTACACAAAATCAAACCTGACACagaatttgattcaaatatt cacACTCTTGATCTATCATCCTTTCGAGTATCTCTTTTATACGAGATTCAGAATGagcttaaaaaaagtatttatgatgATGATCATGAGCAAGCACAAAAATACCAAAAGAGAAGAACTCCAACCGGAATTCCCAAACACAAGGGCCGGAATTTACGTTCCTCGATTAGGAGTGATGATGAAAATGATGACGAGGAATTAGAGTTGAACgatgatgatgaaaattttgatgaaaaggaTAATAAGGAAGAAAGTGATGCAGATGCACCAGATAAGGAAATAGAATATTCTGAAGATGATGTGGCATTcagtaaagaaataataaataagagaTTCACAGAAGCAGGACCAATAATGCCTCTTCATCATGGAAAAGTAATTACTG CATGCAGTCTTAAACATCATTTGGAGACCAAATTGTACCTTAAGTATCTTCAAAAG GAATTTGGTGTTTCTGAAGCAGCAgttaaagaagaagaagaagattatGTGTTAAATGGCAAAAATTTGGCTCATAGTGTTAATGAAATTACTATTCGCTTTATTAATTCGTATTCCCCTGATGGCTTTGAGGTGCAGCCCCCGACAGTTGCCTCAATGAGTGCCTTAGAAGTAATGAAAGAATCAAAGCCTAGAATTGAACGAATGGCAGATTTTGTGCAACATAGTCAGTCATATCTTGAATATCTTTTTGGCAGAGAAACTGagctaaaatgtttgaaatgtactCATGCAAATATAGATCTAGATAGTAATGACACATTATGTAACCCTACTAGAGGCTCAGCTTTTATGAAAAGTCTTCACAGACCATTG AAAGACAATAATTTTGTTCCTGAAGAAAGACTTGTGGATGCTCTTGCAACGGAAAATTCATTTTGTGATGATGATCCTTGC GAAACGACTATTATCAATTTTCCTTTGGCCATACCTACTTTCCAAGACGTATTTCACAGATGA